A genomic stretch from Theobroma cacao cultivar B97-61/B2 chromosome 4, Criollo_cocoa_genome_V2, whole genome shotgun sequence includes:
- the LOC18603631 gene encoding bZIP transcription factor 53, which produces MSNPLPQTSSGSEADARCMAMDEKKRKRMLSNRESARRSRMKKQKLLEDLVREVASLNVEICRNADNYEILMQKTFVLESENNLLKAQKLELAQYLRNLELMQTHMDLLQMNLMQPGSFSDRTADIKEPHLESWQCHGSGQPIMASVGMFNY; this is translated from the coding sequence ATGTCGAATCCCCTCCCACAGACGAGCTCAGGGTCTGAGGCAGATGCTCGCTGCATGGCCATGGatgaaaagaagagaaagaggatGCTATCAAACCGAGAATCTGCAAGACGATCACGAATGAAGAAGCAAAAGCTGTTGGAGGACTTGGTCAGAGAGGTTGCTTCTTTGAATGTAGAGATATGCAGGAATGCTGacaattatgaaattttaatgcAGAAGACTTTTGTTCTGGAGTCAGAAAACAATCTCCTGAAGGCCCAAAAGTTGGAGTTGGCTCAATATTTAAGGAATCTGGAACTGATGCAAACTCACATGGACCTGTTGCAAATGAACTTGATGCAGCCTGGAAGCTTTTCCGATCGAACTGCTGACATCAAGGAACCCCATTTGGAGTCTTGGCAGTGTCATGGTTCTGGTCAGCCCATCATGGCCTCTGTTGGGATGTTCAACTATTAA
- the LOC18603632 gene encoding probable bifunctional TENA-E protein, with the protein MEGKTGEEMGKTLMTETWLRKHRLLYVGATRHPFILSIRDGNIDLSSFKTWLGQDYVFVRAFVPFAASVLSKACKGSDNSSNDVEVMLGGMAALNDEIAWFKKEASKWGVQLSDIVPQKANQNYCRFLESLMSPEVEYTVAITAFWAIEAVYQESFAHCLEDGTKPPPELQETCQRWGNEGFGQYCNALRKIADRQLEKASDDVITKAEVTFLRVLEHEVDFWNISHGGT; encoded by the exons ATGGAGGGGAAGACGGGGGAAGAAATGGGTAAGACCTTGATGACTGAGACATGGCTGAGGAAGCACCGTTTGTTGTACGTTGGAGCTACTAGACACCCTTTCATCCTCAGCATTCGAGATGGGAACATTGatctttcatctttcaaaACATGGCTG GGGCAGGATTACGTATTTGTTAGAGCGTTTGTGCCGTTTGCAGCAAGTGTGTTGAGTAAAGCTTGCAAGGGATCAGATAATAGTAGTAATGATGTGGAAGTGATGTTGGGAGGTATGGCTGCTCTAAATGATGAGATTGCATGGTTCAAGAAAGAAGCTTCCAAGTGGGGCGTTCAGCTCTCTGATATTGTTCCTCAGAAGGCCAATCAAAATTACTGCCG ATTTCTTGAGAGCTTAATGAGCCCAGAAGTTGAATATACTGTTGCAATCACAGCTTTTTGGGCGATTGAAGCTGTCTATCAAGAGAGTTTTGCCCACTGCCTGGAAGATGGCACTAAACCCCCCCCTGAGCTTCAGGAAACTTGCCAAAGATGGGGCAATGAAGGTTTTGGTCAGTACTGCAATGCTCTCAGAAAAATTGCCGATAGACAGCTAGAGAAGGCTTCTGATGATGTGATCACAAAAGCCGAAGTGACATTCTTGCGTGTTCTTGAACATGAGGTTGATTTTTGGAATATAAGCCATGGGGGAACCTGA
- the LOC18603627 gene encoding histone-lysine N-methyltransferase ASHR2: MMTADSESLLSLGEIKGRGRALVASQPLKAGQIVLKDSPILVYSALPLVRPQSSASASYCDNCFRTLSSSANVTSCPSCSHHHLFCSPNCLTMATAASHSTWVCQALSRLRDCPSLVPQPPERQVQARFLIAAYNLALTSPGHFQVLLSLQGQGSPSDAPAVQFLHSLISSICPPPSLSLSIELTAALLAKDKLNAFGLMAPISLQQDGQRSVRAYGIYPKASFFNHDCLPNACRFDYLDLATGQNTDITVRMIHDVPQGREICLSYFPVNLNYYTRQKRLAEDYGFTCDCDRCKVEANWSDNEADVIDDNGNVEKEEVMDEDSDEQMIASDTDGDAGGVDDFPHAYFFFRYMCSHENCWGTLAPLPPSDDASSKVLECNVCGNLKNDIDVC; the protein is encoded by the coding sequence ATGATGACTGCTGATTCGGAATCGTTATTAAGTTTGGGGGAGATAAAAGGAAGAGGAAGGGCTCTTGTAGCCTCGCAACCTTTGAAGGCAGGCCAAATTGTTCTCAAGGATTCTCCCATCCTTGTCTACTCTGCTCTTCCTTTGGTTAGACCTCAATCTTCTGCCTCTGCCTCATATTGTGACAATTGCTTCAGAACACTCTCATCATCAGCAAATGTAACGTCTTGTCCTTCGTGTTCTCATCATCATCTCTTCTGCAGTCCTAATTGCCTAACCATGGCAACAGCTGCCTCTCATTCTACTTGGGTTTGCCAGGCTCTCAGTCGCCTTCGTGACTGCCCTTCTCTTGTTCCTCAACCTCCTGAACGCCAAGTACAAGCTCGTTTCCTTATCGCTGCCTATAATCTTGCCCTTACTTCCCCCGGCCATTTCCAGGTTTTGCTTTCTCTTCAAGGCCAGGGTTCTCCTTCTGATGCTCCCGCTGTCCAATTCCTGCATTCTCTCATTTCATCCATCTGCCCGCCTCCTTCATTATCTCTCTCCATTGAACTCACAGCAGCTCTATTGGCAAAAGATAAGCTCAATGCCTTTGGATTGATGGCACCTATCTCCCTTCAACAGGATGGACAGAGGTCTGTCCGTGCTTACGGCATCTATCCCAAGGCTTCTTTCTTCAACCATGATTGTCTTCCTAATGCTTGCAGATTTGATTACCTTGACTTGGCTACTGGCCAGAATACTGACATCACTGTTCGGATGATTCATGATGTTCCCCAAGGTAGGGAGATCTGCTTGAGTTATTTCCCTGTCAATCTTAATTACTATACCAGACAGAAGAGATTGGCTGAGGACTATGGCTTTACCTGTGATTGTGATCGTTGCAAGGTTGAGGCTAATTGGTCTGATAATGAAGCTGATGTTATTGATGATAATGGAAATGTGGAGAAGGAAGAGGTCATGGATGAGGACAGTGATGAACAAATGATAGCCTCTGACACAGATGGGGATGCAGGAGGAGTTGATGACTTTCCTCAtgcttatttctttttcagatACATGTGTAGTCATGAAAACTGTTGGGGCACACTTGCTCCTTTGCCCCCATCTGATGATGCTTCTTCCAAAGTATTGGAATGTAATGTCTGCGGCAACCTCAAGAATGATATAGATGTATGTTGA
- the LOC18603626 gene encoding glucan endo-1,3-beta-glucosidase, basic vacuolar isoform isoform X1 has translation MVWGNQKHSPSDLIYFSMATFPSASNSSFMAAIILLLGLFAANLDITGAESVGVCYGMLGNNLPSAWEVIELYKSRNIRRMRLYDPNPAALQALRGSNIEVMLGVPNSDLQNLANPSNAQSWVQRNVVSYWPSVRFRYIAVGNEVSPVNGGTAWLAQFVLPALVNVFNAVRSAGLHNDIKVSIAIDMTLIGNSYPPSAGAFRGDVRSYLDPIIGHLAWASTPLLANIYPYFSHAGNPRDISLPYALFTSPSPVAWDQGRGYQNLFDAMLDALYSALENAGQPSLGVVVSESGWPSAGGFATSVENAQTYLSKLIGHVQGGTPKRPGRAIETYLFALFDENQKEPELEKHFGLFSPNKQPKYPLSFGGGRILDVSAEYNATISLKSDM, from the exons ATGGTATGGGGTAATCAGAAACACAGTCCAAGCGACTTGATCTATTTCTCAATGGCTACCTTCCCTTCAGCAAGCAACAGTTCCTTCATGGCCGCGATAATCCTTCTTCTAGGGCTCTTCGCAGCAAACTTGGATATAAcag GTGCCGAATCTGTTGGTGTTTGTTATGGAATGCTTGGCAACAATCTTCCATCCGCATGGGAAGTCATCGAGCTTTACAAATCACGCAACATCAGGCGAATGAGACTCTATGATCCAAATCCAGCAGCTCTGCAAGCTCTCAGAGGCTCAAACATTGAAGTAATGCTAGGTGTCCCGAATTCGGATCTTCAAAACCTTGCTAACCCTTCCAATGCACAGTCCTGGGTACAAAGAAACGTAGTAAGCTACTGGCCCAGTGTCAGGTTCCGGTACATTGCTGTTGGAAATGAAGTTAGTCCTGTCAACGGTGGCACCGCTTGGTTAGCTCAATTTGTTTTGCCTGCCTTGGTGAATGTATTCAACGCAGTTCGATCAGCTGGCTTGCACAACGACATCAAGGTTTCGATTGCAATTGACATGACCTTGATCGGAAACTCCTATCCTCCATCAGCAGGTGCCTTTCGTGGGGATGTTAGGTCATATTTGGACCCAATCATTGGCCACCTAGCATGGGCCAGCACACCTTTACTTGCGAATATATACCCTTACTTCAGTCATGCTGGTAACCCGAGGGACATCTCTCTTCCCTATGCTCTATTTACTTCCCCTTCACCTGTCGCATGGGATCAAGGGCGTGGATACCAAAACCTTTTTGATGCAATGTTGGATGCATTATACTCAGCTCTTGAGAATGCTGGGCAACCTTCTCTGGGGGTTGTTGTCTCAGAAAGTGGATGGCCATCAGCGGGAGGGTTCGCCACATCGGTTGAAAATGCACAAACTTACCTCTCAAAATTGATCGGGCATGTCCAAGGAGGTACCCCAAAGAGGCCTGGAAGAGCTATAGAGACTTATCTGTTTGCCTTGTTTGATGAGAACCAGAAGGAACCAGAGCTGGAGAAACATTTTGGGTTATTCTCCCCAAATAAGCAGCCAAAATATCCCCTCAGTTTTGGTGGAGGAAGAATCCTGGATGTTTCAGCCGAATATAATGCAACTATATCTCTTAAGAGTGATATGTAA
- the LOC18603626 gene encoding glucan endo-1,3-beta-glucosidase, basic vacuolar isoform isoform X2, protein MQCVFYIKSLMVWGNQKHSPSDLVYSQWLPSSTSNSSFTAAIILLLGLFTANLDITGAESVGVCYGMLGNNLPSAWEVIELYKSRNIRRMRLYDPNPAALQALRGSNIEVMLGVPNSDLQNLANPSNAQSWVQRNVVSYWPSVRFRYIAVGNEVSPVNGGTAWLAQFVLPALVNVFNAVRSAGLHNDIKVSIAIDMTLIGNSYPPSAGAFRGDVRSYLDPIIGHLAWASTPLLANIYPYFSHAGNPRDISLPYALFTSPSPVAWDQGRGYQNLFDAMLDALYSALENAGQPSLGVVVSESGWPSAGGFATSVENAQTYLSKLIGHVQGGTPKRPGRAIETYLFALFDENQKEPELEKHFGLFSPNKQPKYPLSFGGGRILDVSAEYNATISLKSDM, encoded by the exons ATGCAATGTGTCTTCTATATAAAGAGCTTAATGGTATGGGGCAATCAGAAGCATAGTCCAAGCGACTTAGTCTATTCTCAATGGCTACCTTCTTCAACAAGCAACAGTTCCTTCACAGCTGCGATAATCCTTCTTCTAGGGCTCTTCACAGCAAACTTGGATATAAcag GTGCCGAATCTGTTGGTGTTTGTTATGGAATGCTTGGCAACAATCTTCCATCCGCATGGGAAGTCATCGAGCTTTACAAATCACGCAACATCAGGCGAATGAGACTCTATGATCCAAATCCAGCAGCTCTGCAAGCTCTCAGAGGCTCAAACATTGAAGTAATGCTAGGTGTCCCGAATTCGGATCTTCAAAACCTTGCTAACCCTTCCAATGCACAGTCCTGGGTACAAAGAAACGTAGTAAGCTACTGGCCCAGTGTCAGGTTCCGGTACATTGCTGTTGGAAATGAAGTTAGTCCTGTCAACGGTGGCACCGCTTGGTTAGCTCAATTTGTTTTGCCTGCCTTGGTGAATGTATTCAACGCAGTTCGATCAGCTGGCTTGCACAACGACATCAAGGTTTCGATTGCAATTGACATGACCTTGATCGGAAACTCCTATCCTCCATCAGCAGGTGCCTTTCGTGGGGATGTTAGGTCATATTTGGACCCAATCATTGGCCACCTAGCATGGGCCAGCACACCTTTACTTGCGAATATATACCCTTACTTCAGTCATGCTGGTAACCCGAGGGACATCTCTCTTCCCTATGCTCTATTTACTTCCCCTTCACCTGTCGCATGGGATCAAGGGCGTGGATACCAAAACCTTTTTGATGCAATGTTGGATGCATTATACTCAGCTCTTGAGAATGCTGGGCAACCTTCTCTGGGGGTTGTTGTCTCAGAAAGTGGATGGCCATCAGCGGGAGGGTTCGCCACATCGGTTGAAAATGCACAAACTTACCTCTCAAAATTGATCGGGCATGTCCAAGGAGGTACCCCAAAGAGGCCTGGAAGAGCTATAGAGACTTATCTGTTTGCCTTGTTTGATGAGAACCAGAAGGAACCAGAGCTGGAGAAACATTTTGGGTTATTCTCCCCAAATAAGCAGCCAAAATATCCCCTCAGTTTTGGTGGAGGAAGAATCCTGGATGTTTCAGCCGAATATAATGCAACTATATCTCTTAAGAGTGATATGTAA
- the LOC18603628 gene encoding eukaryotic translation initiation factor 3 subunit F, which produces MAASKHTVLQFNAPSTASLSAKVHPLVILNICDCYVRRPDQAERVIGTLLGSVLPDGTVDVCNSYAVPHTESSEQVALDIEYHHNMLVSHQKVNPKEVIVGWYSTGLGVKGGSALIHDFYSREVPNPVHLTVDTGFRNGEGTIKAYVSVNLALGDLQLAAQFQKIPLDLRMLEAERLGLDILKTTAVDKLPNDLEGMEVTMERLLALIDDVYKYVDDVVEGRVAADNSIGRFIADTVASLPKLSPPAFDKLVNDSLQDQLLLLYLSSIIRTQLGLAEKLNTAADQIL; this is translated from the coding sequence ATGGCGGCCAGCAAGCACACTGTTTTGCAGTTCAATGCGCCGTCAACGGCGAGCCTGTCGGCGAAGGTTCACCCTCTCGTCATATTGAACATCTGCGATTGCTACGTGAGGCGTCCCGACCAAGCCGAACGCGTCATTGGCACGCTTCTCGGCTCCGTCCTCCCTGACGGCACCGTCGATGTCTGTAACTCCTACGCCGTTCCTCACACCGAATCCTCCGAACAAGTTGCTTTGGATATAGAATACCATCATAATATGTTAGTCTCCCACCAAAAAGTGAATCCGAAAGAAGTCATTGTTGGATGGTATTCCACTGGGCTCGGAGTCAAGGGCGGTAGTGCATTAATCCATGATTTTTATTCCAGGGAAGTACCTAACCCTGTTCATCTGACAGTGGATACGGGATTTAGGAATGGAGAGGGTACCATAAAGGCTTATGTTTCTGTCAATTTAGCTCTTGGAGACCTACAGCTTGCTGCTCAATTCCAAAAAATTCCTCTTGATTTACGTATGCTTGAAGCTGAGCGACTTGGATTAGACATCCTCAAGACAACAGCAGTTGACAAACTGCCGAATGATTTGGAAGGAATGGAAGTCACAATGGAAAGACTGTTGGCTTTGATAGATGATGTCTACAAATATGTTGATGATGTTGTGGAAGGGCGGGTTGCAGCGGATAACAGCATCGGTAGATTTATAGCAGATACAGTAGCGTCCCTACCTAAACTATCTCCTCCAGCCTTTGATAAGCTTGTTAATGACAGTCTGCAGGATCAGTTGCTGTTACTATACTTGTCAAGCATCATCAGGACACAACTCGGCTTAGCAGAAAAGTTGAACACAGCTGCTGATCAGATCTTGTAA
- the LOC18603633 gene encoding nicotianamine synthase encodes MESHQELLVANITNLYEKISRLEDLSPSNHVNTLFTKLVLTCLSPSDIDITKLSERVQEMRSRLIKVCGEAEGILEEHFSTFIGSHANPLDHISIFPYYSNYLKLTHLEFSMLQKECTTLPNQVAFIGSSPLPLASIILATKNLISTSFHNYDIDPSANAKAFQLVSSDPDLSKRMFFHTADVMNVSSGLKEYEVIFLAALVGMEKEEKAQVIRHLAEYMAPGAFLLLRSAQGARAFLYPAIDPCDLQGFEVLSVFHPTDEVINSVIIARKYPRPILSWNQDVDSTTLPNKCSDIPCFNPLNHGNIIEELAIDEQLL; translated from the coding sequence ATGGAATCTCATCAGGAGCTATTGGTAGCTAATATCACCAATCTCTATGAGAAAATTTCAAGGTTAGAAGACCTCAGTCCCTCCAACCATGTCAACACCCTCTTCACCAAACTTGTGCTTACATGTCTATCCCCAAGTGACATTGATATCACCAAGTTGAGTGAAAGAGTTCAAGAAATGAGATCCAGGCTAATTAAAGTTTGTGGGGAAGCTGAGGGAATCTTAGAGGAACATTTCTCTACCTTCATAGGATCTCATGCAAATCCACTTGACCATATCAGTATCTTCCCTTACTATTCCAATTACCTCAAACTGACTCATCTGGAATTTTCCATGCTGCAAAAAGAGTGCACCACACTTCCCAACCAAGTGGCTTTTATAGGCTCCAGTCCCCTCCCTCTCGCTTCCATCATCTTGGCTACCAAAAATCTAATTTCTACCTCCTTCCATAACTATGATATTGATCCATCTGCAAATGCCAAAGCCTTTCAGTTGGTTTCCTCGGATCCTGACTTATCAAAACGAATGTTTTTCCACACTGCTGATGTTATGAACGTGTCCAGTGGCTTAAAGGAATATGAAGTTATTTTCTTGGCGGCTCTAGTAGGTATGGAAAAGGAGGAGAAGGCTCAAGTAATACGTCACTTGGCTGAGTACATGGCTCCAGGAGCTTTTCTGTTGCTAAGGAGTGCACAAGGAGCTCGAGCATTCTTATATCCTGCCATTGATCCTTGTGATCTTCAAGGCTTTGAAGTTCTTTCAGTGTTTCATCCAACTGATGAAGTCATAAATTCAGTAATCATCGCACGCAAATATCCTAGGCCTATTCTCTCATGGAATCAAGACGTGGACTCTACCACCTTACCTAACAAATGCTCTGATATCCCGTGCTTCAATCCTCTAAACCATGGAAACATAATAGAAGAGTTAGCCATTGATGAGCAACTTTTGTGA